The proteins below come from a single Eucalyptus grandis isolate ANBG69807.140 chromosome 3, ASM1654582v1, whole genome shotgun sequence genomic window:
- the LOC104430608 gene encoding probable splicing factor, arginine/serine-rich 6: MTIDDESSVYVGGLPYNVNDDSLRDLFAIYGSIVAVKIINDRSTRGKCYGFVTFTNPRSAIDAINDMDGRTINGRVVRVNGVKTRGGRWGFGREGLPRSNERGMDRERGRHRERDYDHDRDRHLDRYSDRSRERGRSRDHDLDREREYEHAHGHDYERDHLVDRDEDAGRDVVDDEQEHSREHVRIHDMDTDGDMPIDRRDLNDANQFSRKRRGSSPNSLHSRELSSDLLYDSYDQTKEQLEISIQKHEELKDEISHMEETLDEKQQFILELQKKSKKLEDSLTSAKTNFSTQDAVDQASQMLSSNQRLQQQT; encoded by the exons atgACGATCGACGACGAGAGCTCGGTGTACGTCGGAGGCCTTCCGTACAACGTCAACGACGACTCCCTCCGCGACCTCTTCGCCATCTACGGCTCCATCGTCGCCGTCAAG ATTATTAACGATCGTTCCACGAGGGGGAAATGCTACGGCTTTGTCACGTTCACGAACCCGAGGTCCGCGATCGATGCCATCAATGACATGGACGGAAGG ACTATCAATGGACGGGTGGTTAGAGTTAATGGGGTGAAGACTAGAGGAGGTAGATGGGGCTTCGGCCGTGAGGGCTTGCCACGGAGCAATGAGCGGGGCATGGATCGAGAACGAGGTAGACATAGGGAGAGGGACTATGATCACGATAGGGACAGGCATTTGGACCGGTATAGTGACAGGTCTAGAGAGCGAGGTCGGTCTCGAGACCATGACCTAGACAGGGAGAGAGAGTATGAGCATGCTCATGGTCATGATTATGAAAGGGATCATCTCGTGGATAGAGATGAGGACGCTGGCAGGGATGTGGTTGACGATGAGCAAGAGCACAGCAGGGAGCACGTAAGGATTCATGACATGGACACAGATGGCGATATGCCGATTGACAGAAGGGACCTTAATGATGCAAATCAGTTTTCAAGGAAGCGGAGAGG TTCCAGTCCTAACAGCCTTCATAGTAGGGAACTTTCATCAGATTTGCTTTATGATAGTTATGATCAG ACTAAAGAGCAACTGGAGATTTCAATTCAGAAGCATGAAGAACTGAAAGATGAG ATCTCTCATATGGAAGAGACGTTGGATGAAAAGCAACAATTTATCTTAGAACTGCAGAAGAAATCTAAG AAATTAGAGGATTCTTTGACCTCTGCAAAAACTAACTTCTCGACGCAAGATGCAGTTGACCAAG CTTCACAAATGCTATCTTCAAATCAGAGACTACAGCAGCAAACTTAA
- the LOC104430609 gene encoding uncharacterized protein LOC104430609: MEEHLSYNSSNPLGFCLLPSELIQSILLNLALPEIVGLKLVNKTLATVISDQTFVRECNTRSSSAAWLFVFKKRWSKDAMLMGFTDRSASNRWFKISIAKILEPVVPPGEVFYFLTASGNIFLFACNRDKEVMAVDLMAKTVKKVPPSPLGPRGTSSWRRSGMKLVPGGPPGSGRFRFLFAELVEDRPTLFVYDSETDDWKRMEAEETEGRSRSRGEGLDGRIFLHLVNGPGSNVIISCGSESLSPLVLRPGFSGGGNQGREPNGILGWDYSANLIHVYGDGHMMIVKSSDGDDARKRTRFLERIEIWGSSEDGRNWEFVSEIPRNLVGQIEKPYGVLMGCLEERGGIIRACLVSNCEGAWDMIWLSYDTARGHWAYVPIPDSKMTGSNLAGISFSTGLNL; the protein is encoded by the coding sequence ATGGAAGAACATCTGAGTTATAACAGCTCCAATCCATTAGGGTTTTGCCTCCTCCCATCTGAGCTCATACAAAGCATCCTCCTGAACTTAGCTTTGCCAGAGATCGTCGGTCTGAAGCTGGTGAACAAGACCCTCGCCACCGTAATCTCTGACCAGACTTTCGTCCGCGAATGCAATACGAGATCGAGCTCGGCTGCATGGCTCTTCGTCTTCAAGAAGAGGTGGTCCAAGGATGCGATGCTCATGGGCTTCACGGACCGGTCGGCGTCGAACCGCTGGTTCAAGATTTCGATCGCCAAGATCTTGGAGCCCGTGGTTCCGCCGGGTGAGGTCTTTTATTTCTTGACGGCTTCCGGGAACATTTTCTTGTTTGCCTGCAATAGAGACAAGGAAGTGATGGCGGTCGATTTGATGGCCAAGACGGTCAAGAAAGTCCCGCCAAGCCCGTTGGGTCCACGGGGCACTTCTTCCTGGAGGAGGTCCGGGATGAAGCTGGTTCCAGGCGGGCCTCCCGGGTCGGGTCGCTTCCGCTTCCTGTTCGCAGAGCTGGTGGAGGATCGGCCTACCCTGTTTGTGTACGACTCGGAGACTGACGATTGGAAGAGGATGGAAGCGGAAGAGACCGAGGGCCGGTCGCGAAGTCGCGGTGAAGGACTCGACGGACGCATCTTTCTTCATCTGGTCAATGGACCCGGGTCGAACGTGATCATATCATGTGGATCCGAAAGCCTAAGCCCTTTAGTTCTGCGGCCAGGATTCAGCGGAGGAGGCAATCAAGGGCGGGAGCCGAACGGTATACTTGGTTGGGATTACTCGGCCAATCTCATACATGTGTACGGCGATGGCCACATGATGATAGTGAAATCGAGTGATGGCGACGACGCACGTAAAAGGACGAGATTTTTGGAGAGAATTGAGATATGGGGCTCCAGCGAAGATGGTAGAAACTGGGAATTTGTATCGGAAATCCCAAGAAATTTGGTCGGACAAATTGAGAAGCCCTACGGGGTTTTGATGGGCTGTTtggaagaaagaggagggatCATTAGGGCATGCTTGGTGAGTAATTGTGAAGGTGCGTGGGACATGATATGGCTATCTTATGACACTGCAAGGGGTCACTGGGCTTATGTCCCAATTCCTGATTCCAAAATGACGGGCTCGAACTTGGcaggaatttccttttcaacGGGCCTAAAtctataa